The Hippoglossus hippoglossus isolate fHipHip1 chromosome 24, fHipHip1.pri, whole genome shotgun sequence genomic interval GGCTCCGGCACATGAGTCTGCTGACTTCTCGGGCTCCTGGGCCTGTGTTAAGTAGCGTATCGGTGGCCCAAAGCTAACAGGTCTTTCAGTTAATGGAGACTAGAAACAtgaaggatttgtttttcctttttttcttatGGACTCAACTTGAAATCAAAATTTGTGctaaaaaaatctgtcaatCAATGAGATGACAGAAAATTAATCTGTAACATTTTtgataaatcatttcatttacctATAATTTTTGTTCCCAGTCAAATTTTAGGGTTCACTACTGTTCTATGCAAAAGAAAatcagcaaatcctcacatttaataatatatttagcTTAATCTAACTTTCACAACAGTTACCTGATTTTTAGTATTGTTTAATTAGTGACTTTGATGCTGCTGTAGCCAGGAGTAGAGCTGCACTGGGAGCACTTGGATGTTTCGtgatctctccctccctccatctcttcaAGTCACCCCCTCCTCTAcgctctctgcctcttctcccctctgtcctctgaaCAGAGGAATGAACAGAGGCTACATTTCtcaggagagcagagagggatcCATCTCTGACACATCTCACCCTCTGTCATTCAAtagcccagagagagagagagagagagagagagagagagagagagagagaaagagagagagagagagagagagagtttcaaaAGGGAAGTCTCTTTCTATTTAAATGTCTTATCTGATTGTCTTGAGGTTAAATTAGCTTTTGGATATTTTAAGTAATATGCTCACTGGGCGTTAGATGAGAAGAATGATACCAATCTGTAGCTTAGCATTGCCCGCGGGAACAGCTAACTTGGCTCTGGCACGTACTTTTCTGTTAAAACATACATTGGGCTGGATGCAGTACaagtcataaatcccacctcctccatgttagcacaTATGGATCAAACCTTTGACTGTATATTACTgtagatggacaacatgacagctcctaaaagtgaagccaaaatcatcttgatcgcctcctggtggctagctgcactataggtcataaacctttCCTTCTCCACATTAGCAGgtgggacattgaccaaactaaaatgtcaaagtagacgttaaatagatgttttttaaggtgaaatgtcgtgattgacagcggagactgactcatgattggtcgagtgcgtaTAACGGCAGTACCTCCACACCAAGGATCACAAATGCTCAGGTGACctcaaaagtgcaagatggcggcagctgtatccgggatattttagcttcatttttgtacaataggaagaagaggagacacatcgtccatctttatatggcTTATGGTTAGTGTCCTTATATGTGAATGGTATCAGTCCTCTCATCTATGTGAGGACACAAATAAGtatatttccccaaaatgttgACCATCAAAGTTTTCCTACATTCATTATGTAGCAGTAAAAACCTGTTAATTTGAAATGTATCTCTTAAATTGGGAGTTAGCTACTGATAAGTCTTTTCCTGCTCTGGATTTTTATGTTGCTGCGTAGTAATTTTTTGGACACAAAAATcccagacaaaaacaaaatccaatttGCGTGAATTAACCTTTTCTCCACTTTGTTACTTTCAGCATCAAGGCTCCACCGTCGCCCcccccaacacaaacacagtctgtgATGTCCTCCAGTATCAGGTTTTCTTATGAAACAGATACAGAGGCTGACCTTTAAGCCAGGTCAGTGCAGCCaactctctctcttgctctttaacacacacacacactacacacactacacacactaaacacactaaacacactaaACACCTTTGTCCACCTTATGGTCTTAACGTGGAGGTGTTAGCAGGCATAAAGTAGGTCTGATTTCCACTTTCGTGTGACCAGACATCACCAGTGAAGCAGCGTTCAGATGAAAGAAAGCTTCCACAATGCACCACAGCAGCGTGTCACAATAATGATCTACACATTTCATCACCTGTCATCCTCTGAAATCCTGCCATGCCTTTCTACTGCCATTCAGCACTGTGCTGGTTCCAGCATCCAGCATGATATCAGATTTTATCATGCTGGCAATAACGCCATGGAGCAAGAGGATTATTGTATGATATCATCCCATTTGATGTGCGAAAGTCATAATGTGAGGAGGTGTCATGCTGCTGGGAATATCTACAatgaaatgtgggaaaagggAAGTCAAGACAAGGGGGACGTCTGCAGATAATAGAGTGAAGGCTTTTTCCCACAGTGGAGCCATGATAGCTGAATCAAAGATTGATTTCTGTTCTTCAAGAAATCACAGCAGGGAACGCAGAGGCAAGACAAAAGGCGAATGTTGCATGGCCGAGACGTGACTGTCTGAGATCAACACTGGGACGGTGCACGCCTGCTCTCTTTGAAAACATCAAATGGACTGGTCGATCAGTGTGTGGGGAGGCAACGTTCGACTTGTAGATCAAGCGCACCTGCTGACAACAGACCGACGTGCAGCCAAGAGCTCGTCCTGCTTTGAAATGTAAACCAGTCCACCCTTAGACTGACTGCCCAGCTCTTTTTTTACTGAGTGAAAACCACAGCAGGGCtataaagagaggaggaagctcACAAACAAGACGGAAGACATGAAGACAGCAGCTGAGGGTTTAGACGGCTGCAAGGAAGATTCACCTTTACTGATGTCTTAGATAGAAGCAGATTGGAGCTGCAGGAGACCACACGGGCTCCATTTGAAAAGTCTATTCGCCTTCAGTGTTTGCATTGCAATACTCTCAATGTTTCCTGATGACAAGCAGCGCCTTGCTGTGATTTGTGCAGGTGTTTCTcctctgcacatgcacacacattgcAATCGATCTTTGGAATAACCTGAAATTCAGCATGCTGCACAAATGAATAACCACATGTGCACCACTGAGTACACAAagcttgacacacacacacacacacacacacacacacacacacactggcacacaaaTGCATCAAAATCAAACCCATCCCCTCAGCTATTCGTCTGACAGGTTCATGTGAGCAGGCACGTGTTGTGTGTTCACGCTCACACCGCCCGTTCCGTCTCCGATTGGCTGTGTTGGAGGTGACAGACACGCAGAGGCTGTGCCCGTGGCGTGCACGCGTGCATATGTGCGTGTCTGCGTGCGGGCCCACTGCTGTGAGGAAGCGGGTCAGAGCCCGAGGAGGCGATTGGCTGGCGAGGAGAGTCACAGCATCAGCAACATCCTTAACCCACTgcccttctttcctcctctccagcccAACACCTCCTCCCACTTGGCTCTGGCAGCATACTGtttatatgcgtgtgtgtgtgtgtgtgtgtgtgtgtggtatcgggcacacgcacgcacacattagctatccatctctctctctctctctctctctctctctctctctctctctctctctctctctctctctctctctctctctctctctctctgtcccctcctcctcttccaaacgCAACCCCCCATACCccttaaaatgttaaagaatgcGACTTGTGGACGTGAGAGCGCAAATTAATTGGACTGTCAATATCGTCTGGCGACAGATCCTCACTCTAAAGGTACAAAGGGTTTAAAAGGTCAAATCTCTGCTACAGCAAGGATGCAGGGATTCATTCCAATGCGCTCTTTATATCGATCATGCGTTTAAGATACATTTTACTCTAAAGGACATCTCGATATAGAGACTAATATGGTTCAGGGAATAAAATTACAAccaatgcaaaaaaaacccgCATATTCTCAATCTAGACAAATTAGATCGAGTCTGATGAATGGCACGTTTTCGGTGAAACACTGGTGCGTAAAAGGCGCAAACCGTGCGCTTTCTCTCGCCCTCGACCTCGTTTACACCagccgtccctctctctctttcacttcgCGACAGAGACGGTGAGAGATGAGACAATGCATCGTCAGGCAAAGAGCCACACCATCAAACCAGACAGCTTTGTGTCGCTTAGACTCTGCAGCAGCGACTCAGTAGGGCAGCAGGTATCAATGTATCAGAGGACAAAGACACATAAACCAAGGGCTATTCACTGGAGGGGGTTAAGGAGATGCAGTGAACAGCTTGGAACATCTAAAAAAATCACAGATGAGAGGCGAACAGCTGCAGTCTGGTCCAGAAAACCCAAATACATTCATCAAACAAAGGAAGAATCACCAATCCTATATCAGATTGAGTGTGTAAATTTGATATGCGGTTATATTTGAGTCATAAACCGATATATTTGAGAGATCAGGAACCCAGGAGCAGGATTTCTCCACCTGTCTCCATGTGCATTTGAGGGTGTCTGTGCCAAGTGCCGAGTCGAAGATGTGCGCTCCACACTCACCTCGCAGTCGTACAACTCACTGAGCTGCTCGATGATCCACTCCTCCAGCACGAGTCTTTTCCGCAGCTCCTTCCTGTCGTACTTCACCGTCACTTTGCCCTGCCGCTTCTGCACCGGGTCGTCCCCGGTGATGGGGCCGGAGCCCACGCAGCTCACCCCGGACGCACCTTGGAAGAAGACGCGGCTGCCGGCGGTGGGCAGAGGGGCACTAGTCTCGGTGCTGGCGGCCGACATTGCGGGATGCAGGGGGGGTTATTATAacagagaagtgtgtgtctgtgtggatgagAGGGGGGATGCTGAGCTGAGAGGTTGTGGGTGCTGCACGGCAGACAGGAGACTGGTGAGGGGCTTTTAAACAGCTGCTATTTAAAGCGCAGCGCCGGAGACAGTCGAGGAGGCGGAGCCACACTGTAAGAAATGAGCATAGGTGCCTGTCTTGTTTTCAAATAGATGTTCATATTTCCCAtaatagagaaaaacaaatgttcataCACAGAGTGGAATGAAATAACTGAGTTCTATCAGTATTAAGGTgaatttcatttaataaaacatgagaGAAAATTGTCCATTCCACCActaaaaatggcaaaaaaatgGTTCTGCAAAGAATTGAATTAAAATCTCTCTAATTACCCTTAAAGATATCATCAGCAGTTTGTGGTTCAGCCAACATTATTAAAGATGTCTatattttttgcagtgtgtCAGCTAAATTCCCTACATGGTGCTCCTCGTGCACCAGCGCGCACTGGAGAGTTCTGCTCCTCTATAACCATGtgtttttgatttcattatttaccaAACTATTCATGTTGGGTATTTACGTCTTGTTGTGTGATGTGCAGATGTGAACAGGATTGGATATGCACACCTGAAACTGGATCACCAacatggactgtatttatatgctGATCGTGTCTGAACCCAAACACAGTCAGACATTGAAGGACACCTTTGCGCCACCTTTTGGTCATATGGAGtattttttcataataaaataaatatataaatccgGCTACTTGATCAGTTTGCTACAGTGTTCTCTCGACACAAAACTTCACTGAAATAATGATGCAATGTGGTATTTAATTGACAATTTAATTGACAATTTCTTCTAAGATTGTCCTGGGTAACACCTGGCCTAGGACCTTATTTTGCATAGGGTTTCTGTCTTTAAACCAAGTGTGGGTAACCTCTGGACTGCGGGCCACATATTGCACATTGAActattcataaatacaaataaaaatcatataacaaaataacaaaaacttg includes:
- the ppp1r14c gene encoding protein phosphatase 1 regulatory subunit 14C; amino-acid sequence: MSAASTETSAPLPTAGSRVFFQGASGVSCVGSGPITGDDPVQKRQGKVTVKYDRKELRKRLVLEEWIIEQLSELYDCEEEEMPEVEIDIDDLLDVTSDDERASKMQESLIDCYKPTEVFVRELLGRIRGMRKLSAPTKKGL